A single region of the Salvia miltiorrhiza cultivar Shanhuang (shh) chromosome 8, IMPLAD_Smil_shh, whole genome shotgun sequence genome encodes:
- the LOC130997354 gene encoding aspartyl protease family protein 2, producing the protein MQPPLPPRSPPPRKMDGKRTPIFLFLFLSLSFSLSSAIAQPYQTFALTSLPQPETQALYQSDQLQTLPVYQSGFALDLHHVDNLSPAQDSTAESLFKLRLRRDAVRAKSLSELASSAAQTNISARNRGAHGFSSSVISGLAQGSGEYFTRIGVGTPARYVYMVLDTGSDVVWIQCSPCRKCYRQSDPVFDPTKSTSFSGVSCASPLCRRLDSPGCSNRNKKCLYQVSYGDGSFTVGDFSVETLTFRKARVKNIALGCGHDNEGLFVGAAGLLGLGRGKLSFPTQAGRRFGKKFSYCLVDRTASSKPSSMLFGEAAVPRTAVFTPLVTNPKLDTFYYVNLNGISVGGTRVPGITAKLFKIDASGNGGVIVDSGTSVTRLTRPAYVALRNAFRTGASNLKRAPDFSLFDTCFDLSGKTEVKVPTVVLHFTGADVSLPAANYLIPVDSDGTFCFAFAGTTSGLSIIGNIQQQGFRVVFDLAANRVGFAPTGCS; encoded by the coding sequence ATGCAGCCCCCTCTCCCTCCCCGTTCTCCACCCCCTCGTAAAATGGACGGAAAACGGACCCCCATTTTTCTCTTCCTCttcctttctctctccttctctctctcctccgccATTGCTCAACCCTACCAAACCTTCGCGCTCACCTCCCTCCCCCAACCGGAGACACAAGCTCTCTACCAATCCGACCAACTCCAGACCCTACCAGTTTACCAATCCGGTTTCGCACTCGATCTACACCATGTTGACAATCTCTCCCCCGCGCAGGACTCGACGGCGGAATCTCTCTTCAAACTACGCCTCCGCCGCGACGCGGTTAGGGCGAAATCGCTCTCTGAACTGGCATCGTCGGCCGCACAGACTAACATCTCCGCTAGGAATAGAGGCGCGCACGGCTTCAGCAGCTCGGTAATCTCCGGACTCGCGCAGGGGAGCGGCGAGTACTTCACGCGCATCGGCGTCGGAACGCCGGCAAGATACGTGTACATGGTGCTCGACACCGGCAGCGACGTCGTCTGGATCCAGTGCTCTCCCTGCCGGAAATGCTACCGGCAATCGGATCCGGTCTTCGATCCGACGAAATCGACGTCCTTCTCCGGAGTTTCCTGCGCCTCGCCGCTCTGCCGCCGCCTCGATTCCCCCGGCTGCAGCAACCGGAATAAGAAATGCCTCTACCAGGTATCGTACGGGGACGGCTCGTTCACAGTCGGCGACTTCTCGGTTGAAACGCTGACGTTTCGCAAGGCGAGAGTGAAGAACATTGCGCTAGGCTGCGGCCACGACAACGAGGGGCTCTTCGTCGGCGCCGCGGGTTTGCTAGGTCTCGGCCGCGGGAAATTGTCGTTTCCTACTCAAGCCGGCCGTCGCTTCGGTAAAAAATTCTCCTACTGCTTGGTCGACAGAACGGCGTCGTCCAAGCCGTCTTCCATGCTCTTCGGTGAGGCGGCGGTGCCGCGAACCGCCGTCTTCACTCCGCTAGTAACAAATCCGAAGCTCGACACCTTCTACTATGTTAATTTGAACGGCATCTCCGTCGGCGGCACGCGTGTCCCTGGCATTACGGCGAAGCTCTTCAAAATCGACGCCAGCGGCAACGGTGGCGTGATTGTCGATTCGGGGACGTCGGTGACCCGTCTAACCCGACCCGCTTATGTTGCCCTAAGGAACGCGTTCCGGACCGGGGCTTCGAATTTGAAGCGGGCGCCGGATTTCTCTCTCTTCGATACGTGCTTCGATCTGTCCGGGAAGACTGAGGTGAAAGTGCCGACAGTCGTGCTGCATTTCACCGGAGCGGACGTGTCATTGCCGGCGGCGAACTACTTGATTCCGGTGGACAGCGACGGAACTTTCTGCTTTGCGTTTGCGGGTACAACGAGCGGGTTATCCATAATTGGCAACATCCAGCAGCAGGGTTTCCGGGTCGTGTTCGATTTGGCGGctaatcgggtcgggttcgccCCTACGGGTTGTAGCTAG